The proteins below are encoded in one region of Candidatus Abyssobacteria bacterium SURF_5:
- a CDS encoding YgiQ family radical SAM protein, which produces MQSGISHKDPKLFLPATPEEMQLLGWKQADIILVTADAYVDHPAFGVALIGRFLEKLGYRVAILAQPDWRSADAFKAFGPPRLFWGITSGAIDSRLNDYASMRHRRKKDLYGPGGVPGLRPPRPLLVYSARAREAFKGIPIVLGGLEASIRRLVHYDYIEDKLKRSVLVDAKADLLVHGMGERAIKEIAGRLAADESIEHITDIPGTAYRLLSGMKAPEEVVSLPSLSQQNENPEEVMAAQLAYQAQAYLNGRPVVQEQDPGAIVVMPPSQPLGEEELDQLYDLPFTRKWHPRYDTLGGVPALEPVLFSITTHRGCFGGCSFCSIHLHQGKQICSRSIESLLSEAESFRRHPEFRGTISDLGGPTSNMYGMRCGQSSACNRTSCIWPSQCKHLVADAGPLLKMMQTFQKWKEQQSLNVFVASGIRHDLALQSGEYIQMLARDFVGGHLKVAPEHYCPNVLALMNKPPFELFEEFETRFQEASRRAGKEQYIVPYFVSSHPGCTVENALALTEYLVSRSWRPRQVQDFVPIPLTASAAMYASGRDPKGKKIFVARGHKEKVLQAALLQYYEPKNEKAIADFLSRAHRLDLLKRIGQLRNRASPDTVVSSRARKKKSGRPSRR; this is translated from the coding sequence ATGCAAAGTGGCATCTCTCATAAAGATCCAAAGCTTTTTCTTCCCGCGACTCCCGAAGAAATGCAGCTACTCGGCTGGAAGCAGGCCGATATCATTCTTGTCACGGCCGATGCGTACGTCGATCATCCGGCCTTCGGCGTCGCTCTGATCGGACGATTCCTCGAGAAACTCGGCTATCGTGTCGCCATCCTCGCCCAACCCGATTGGAGGAGCGCGGACGCTTTCAAAGCCTTCGGGCCGCCGCGGCTGTTCTGGGGGATCACTTCGGGCGCGATCGATTCGCGCCTGAACGACTACGCCTCGATGCGCCATCGCAGGAAAAAGGACCTCTACGGCCCGGGCGGCGTTCCCGGCCTGCGGCCGCCGCGCCCCCTTCTCGTCTATTCAGCCCGCGCGCGCGAGGCTTTCAAGGGCATCCCGATCGTGCTGGGCGGACTCGAAGCCAGCATCCGCCGCCTGGTTCATTATGATTACATCGAGGACAAGCTGAAGCGCTCGGTTCTGGTCGACGCGAAGGCCGACCTGCTGGTGCATGGAATGGGCGAGCGCGCCATAAAGGAAATTGCCGGTCGCCTCGCTGCCGACGAATCAATCGAACACATAACCGATATTCCTGGCACCGCCTACCGGCTCTTGAGCGGGATGAAAGCGCCGGAAGAAGTCGTCAGCTTGCCTTCGCTCTCGCAGCAGAATGAAAATCCGGAAGAAGTGATGGCTGCTCAATTGGCGTACCAGGCCCAAGCTTACCTGAACGGCAGGCCAGTGGTCCAGGAACAGGACCCGGGCGCAATTGTGGTGATGCCGCCGTCTCAGCCCCTGGGCGAGGAAGAGCTGGATCAGCTTTACGATCTGCCGTTCACGCGCAAATGGCATCCTCGCTACGACACCCTCGGCGGAGTTCCCGCGCTCGAGCCGGTGCTGTTCTCAATCACGACCCACCGAGGCTGTTTCGGCGGGTGCTCGTTCTGCTCCATTCACCTGCATCAGGGAAAACAAATCTGCTCGCGCTCGATTGAGAGTCTTCTCTCGGAGGCGGAATCGTTTCGCCGGCATCCGGAATTTCGCGGCACGATCAGCGATCTGGGCGGGCCAACCTCAAATATGTATGGGATGAGATGCGGGCAATCCAGCGCCTGCAACCGCACCAGTTGCATTTGGCCGTCGCAATGCAAACACCTGGTCGCCGATGCCGGACCGCTCTTAAAGATGATGCAAACTTTCCAGAAATGGAAAGAACAGCAATCGCTGAATGTGTTTGTCGCGTCGGGCATCCGCCATGATCTGGCACTGCAGAGCGGCGAGTATATTCAGATGCTGGCCCGCGATTTCGTTGGCGGTCATCTGAAAGTGGCGCCCGAGCATTATTGCCCGAATGTGCTCGCCCTGATGAACAAGCCGCCATTCGAGCTGTTCGAGGAATTCGAGACGCGCTTCCAGGAGGCGTCGCGTCGCGCCGGCAAGGAACAATACATCGTGCCCTATTTCGTCAGCTCGCATCCCGGCTGCACGGTTGAAAACGCGCTCGCGCTCACCGAATATCTCGTCTCGCGCTCGTGGCGCCCGCGGCAGGTGCAGGATTTCGTACCGATCCCGCTCACCGCTTCAGCGGCGATGTACGCATCGGGCCGGGACCCCAAAGGAAAGAAGATATTCGTCGCCCGAGGCCATAAGGAAAAAGTCCTTCAGGCCGCTCTGCTGCAGTACTATGAGCCGAAGAATGAGAAAGCGATTGCCGATTTCCTTAGCCGTGCTCACCGACTCGATCTGCTCAAACGGATCGGGCAGCTTCGAAACCGTGCATCCCCGGATACCGTCGTTTCCTCGCGCGCCCGAAAGAAGAAATCCGGCCGGCCATCTCGCCGCTGA
- a CDS encoding DUF362 domain-containing protein, with amino-acid sequence MKKRKVILRRCEEYNPIRMREIIRDGIAELGEQPRGRILIKPNVVTANTEYIHHSYTAPPIVEAMVDVLRETSAGSQITIGESGAIGVPTRAFFADSGYARMARNIGIPLRNFNEEKTKEITLARAKWHKTFLAARSLHEADYKIWMPKLKYHIVCQITNALKLNIGILTHKERFLYHDDRLNEKVVDLLEFGWPNLIVTDAVMIGHGFESSPYPFHLGAILISNDPVAADVVAARILNYQPEEVAHLVEARERGYGSLDINDIEVTGDLSIDDLAAKTKDIESAFQDLQKLKTPIKFYEGVNPKTGNICYGGCICSIKGVLGTAEKKYPGNLAGAKAGAIVMGYYKGDVIHPGQPVALIGTCSDVEGRLECGRIIRIKSCPVKVRDLAVLLLRKFGMKSPAFDVTNISKMIFYSAMEASAKASRSFR; translated from the coding sequence ATGAAGAAGCGCAAAGTCATCCTCAGAAGATGCGAAGAATACAATCCGATTCGCATGAGGGAGATAATCAGAGACGGTATCGCGGAGTTGGGCGAGCAGCCGCGAGGAAGGATATTGATCAAGCCGAACGTGGTGACCGCAAACACCGAGTACATACATCATTCTTATACTGCGCCGCCGATAGTGGAAGCGATGGTCGATGTACTGCGCGAAACATCGGCAGGCTCGCAGATAACCATTGGCGAGTCCGGCGCAATCGGAGTGCCGACGCGGGCGTTCTTCGCGGATTCGGGCTACGCGAGGATGGCGAGAAACATCGGGATTCCGCTGCGGAATTTCAACGAGGAGAAGACAAAGGAAATCACATTGGCGCGCGCGAAGTGGCACAAGACGTTCCTGGCGGCGCGGTCGCTGCATGAAGCCGATTACAAGATATGGATGCCGAAGCTGAAGTATCACATTGTCTGCCAGATCACGAACGCCCTGAAACTGAATATCGGGATCCTAACGCACAAGGAGCGGTTCCTTTATCACGATGACCGGCTGAACGAAAAGGTTGTGGACCTGCTCGAATTCGGCTGGCCAAACCTGATTGTGACGGATGCGGTCATGATCGGGCACGGGTTCGAATCGAGCCCGTATCCTTTTCACCTTGGCGCGATCCTGATCTCGAACGATCCGGTGGCGGCCGACGTGGTCGCCGCCCGGATTCTGAATTATCAGCCCGAGGAAGTTGCGCACCTGGTCGAGGCGAGAGAGCGCGGCTATGGCTCGCTCGATATCAATGATATAGAAGTCACAGGCGATTTAAGCATCGACGACCTGGCCGCAAAGACGAAGGATATCGAGTCGGCGTTCCAGGATTTGCAGAAGCTCAAAACACCCATCAAGTTTTATGAAGGCGTGAATCCGAAGACCGGCAACATCTGTTACGGCGGCTGCATCTGTTCCATAAAGGGAGTGCTCGGAACCGCTGAGAAGAAATATCCGGGCAATCTCGCGGGCGCAAAGGCGGGCGCCATTGTGATGGGTTATTATAAGGGCGACGTGATCCATCCGGGCCAGCCGGTGGCGCTGATCGGGACTTGTTCCGACGTCGAGGGACGCCTCGAGTGCGGGAGAATCATCCGGATAAAAAGTTGTCCCGTCAAGGTGCGGGACCTGGCAGTGCTCTTGCTGCGCAAGTTCGGGATGAAGAGCCCGGCGTTCGATGTTACGAATATTTCGAAGATGATTTTTTATTCTGCGATGGAAGCTTCTGCGAAGGCGTCGAGATCTTTTCGATGA
- a CDS encoding phenylacetate--CoA ligase family protein — translation MQRVYERLYSLLPPFAQSLLVTLYAVRIHLERYGPEFREQLEELEKTQWLSSNELAEYQNQKLQLLVEHAYENVPYYRRLMDQRKLDPADIKTSQDLRKLPVLTRDDVRKHKHELLSSAYRKKQLAHGHTSGTTGSPLEFFWDRKMCAFNNAAYWRQARWAGLRYGDKFAVALGRIVCPTTRKKPPFWRMNYLDNQLWISSFHLNEENLPCYIRKLREFKPMALECYPSTGYIIAKYLESRRETLPLKAVLTSSETLFPFQKETIEKSFDCRVYDYYGMAERVVFATECDRHEGRHLNLEYGICEILDSDGIPVVDGKEGYVVGTSLHNYAMPFIRYQTSDISAIRKKSCSCGRALPLIQDVTTKAEDIIVTPAGNLISPSVLTHPFKPLKTIKMSQIIQDRVDHILIKIVAEPRFSRREANALLVEFRKRVGSDMQVDLQEVSEIPRTAAGKFKWVISTAPINFKHEKQRVL, via the coding sequence ATGCAACGAGTTTACGAACGGCTGTATTCGCTGCTCCCGCCCTTCGCGCAATCGCTCCTCGTCACCCTTTATGCAGTCCGAATCCATCTCGAGCGATACGGTCCCGAATTTCGCGAACAACTCGAAGAGCTGGAGAAGACCCAATGGCTTTCTTCTAATGAACTGGCAGAGTATCAGAATCAGAAACTGCAACTGCTCGTGGAGCACGCCTATGAAAACGTTCCGTATTACCGGCGCCTCATGGACCAGCGAAAACTCGATCCGGCAGATATCAAGACAAGCCAGGATCTCCGCAAACTGCCGGTGCTGACGAGAGATGACGTCAGGAAACATAAGCACGAGCTTCTTTCCAGCGCCTACCGCAAGAAACAGCTCGCCCACGGGCACACGAGCGGCACCACCGGCTCGCCCCTCGAGTTCTTCTGGGACAGGAAGATGTGCGCCTTCAACAACGCGGCCTACTGGAGACAGGCTCGATGGGCAGGTCTCCGGTACGGCGACAAATTCGCAGTCGCTCTCGGCAGGATCGTGTGCCCGACCACCCGAAAAAAGCCGCCGTTCTGGCGCATGAATTACCTGGATAACCAACTCTGGATTTCCTCATTCCACCTCAACGAGGAGAATCTGCCGTGCTACATCCGCAAGCTGCGGGAATTCAAGCCGATGGCCCTCGAATGTTATCCGTCCACCGGATATATCATCGCGAAATACCTGGAGAGCCGAAGGGAAACGCTCCCGCTGAAAGCCGTGCTTACATCCTCCGAGACGCTGTTCCCGTTCCAGAAGGAAACGATCGAGAAATCCTTCGATTGCCGCGTGTATGACTATTACGGAATGGCCGAGCGCGTGGTTTTCGCGACCGAGTGCGACAGGCACGAGGGCCGTCATCTCAACCTGGAGTATGGAATCTGCGAGATACTCGATTCAGACGGCATTCCGGTAGTAGACGGCAAGGAAGGATATGTCGTCGGCACAAGCCTGCACAATTACGCGATGCCTTTCATCAGATACCAGACCAGCGACATTTCCGCAATCAGGAAGAAATCCTGCTCGTGCGGAAGGGCGCTCCCGCTCATACAAGACGTCACAACGAAGGCGGAGGATATCATCGTAACGCCCGCGGGGAACTTAATCTCGCCTTCCGTTTTGACGCATCCGTTCAAACCGCTGAAGACGATCAAGATGTCTCAGATTATCCAGGACAGGGTCGACCACATTCTGATCAAAATCGTTGCTGAGCCGCGATTCTCACGGCGGGAGGCCAATGCGCTTCTTGTCGAATTCCGCAAACGGGTGGGTTCGGACATGCAGGTGGACTTGCAGGAGGTATCCGAAATTCCGCGGACTGCCGCGGGCAAGTTTAAATGGGTGATATCGACGGCGCCGATAAACTTTAAGCACGAGAAGCAAAGGGTGCTGTGA